In Aspergillus nidulans FGSC A4 chromosome II, a single window of DNA contains:
- a CDS encoding DNA-directed DNA polymerase phi (transcript_id=CADANIAT00004749), whose amino-acid sequence MAPHLAGSKKRRREPVNVNTKLMEIYEDLASENDEVRLKAAQELVSQFTPDKSPGDEDIQKALQRLFRGLCSSRKAARIGFSIALTEMLTQVFAVGRSSSLDVQGVLGVWKGVSDASGGESGQEARDHHFGRLFGAEAIIKSGILFNPKTLLREWTKVLDLVFDLAKKKPWIREECGWIVYRCIHDLASQKADGKLVEVAIERLCSNDLARTPEGVAIWLAAKDMFSDISFVSKMWKHDDPLDSKERNQLAKVMKESSTETDGEGDKGAKASGFWNSKLHFAWDAALASLNGTKNSKSRLNFVDFWTEIVDNGLFAAASSEERKYWGFSLFIKVINEHSLQLASLVFTKNLIRCLTNQLAVEDRYLHRMAVKAAKAIQARVAKEPAFAAASVKGLMGSAGAVNFDQITKTKTVEKIVSEANLDALNTILPLFEQLVASPGTTDSKAAASNRQVLASLLLSMVRARVSASDAADEASEAALERILFIFARFAYFTSEGGKGSAQPLFTQQSQELFRSRINSSLNSIIAAQKHAATLPYAIVRKIRDAAKSEEFGKFIIGMDGALKDSVKGAFKALKRLSSMEKKETAAGVEAFKLLYSMTILQVYNGDADAASMLDELDFCYNKFFADKKSNKEEETSEASDALVEILLSFASKQSQLFRRMSEQVFTAFAPNVTATGLESLTSVLEAKESLAGQQEMFDQQDDEDAEEDEDEDMMDVDEMDSDVEVVEPEDNDKDDDASLPSDQEAQEDDDDDGEDAAEIAAFEAKLASALGTHRADQDLNEEESESDADMNDDEMEEIDNQLVKVFRARRDALSKKNDKKDAKETMVNFKNRVLDLLEIYVKNKTCHSSLLALDLILPLLRLTRRSSVKQISNKANSVLREYTKLCKGASLPTLRSEDVEAVWELLRAIHAEAMHSGPPAHASGCSQASLLVVKVLTAHDKEAVKGVVDIYGDTRKAQLLSSKCHVQPTFFTDWNNWCVSAGKAMKN is encoded by the exons ATGGCGCCGCATCTCGCCGGCTCCAAAAAGCGGCGCCGTGAGCCCGTCAATGTAAACACCAAATTAATGGAGATCTATGAAGACCTCGCCAGTGAAAACGACGAGGTCAGACTAAAGGCAGCGCAAGAGCTTGTCTCTCAGTTCACACCGGACAAGAGTCccggtgatgaggatatccagAAGGCACTGCAGAGGTTGTTTCGCGGGCTCTGTAGCAGTCGCAAAGCGGCGCGCATTGGGTTCTCTATTGCCTTGACTGAGATGCTCACTCAGGTCTTTGCTGTTGGTCGTTCGAGTTCGTTGGATGTACAGGGAGTGCTAGGGGTCTGGAAAGGGGTTTCAGATGCCTCAGGAGGCGAATCGGGACAG GAAGCAAGAGATCACCATTTCGGTCGGCTTTTTGGTGCAGAGGCCATCATCAAGTCTGGTATACTATTTAACCCTAAGACTCTGCTGCGTGAGTGGACTAAGGTCCTAGACTTGGTTTTCGACCTGGCTAAAAAGAAACCTTGGATTCGGGAAGAGTGCGGCTGGATTGTATATCGCTGTATCCACGATCTCGCCTCTCAGAAGGCTGACGGCAAACTCGTGGAGGTCGCCATTGAGAGACTGTGCTCCAATGACCTGGCACGAACACCAGAGGGTGTTGCGATCTGGCTTGCTGCTAAAGATATGTTTAGCGACATTAGCTTCGTGAGCAAAATGTGGAAACACGATGACCCGCTAGACTCGAAGGAGAGGAACCAGCTAGCAAAAGTCATGAAGGAATCTTCTACTGAGACAGATGGTGAAGGAGATAAGGGCGCAAAAGCGTCTGGTTTCTGGAACTCGAAGCTTCACTTTGCTTGGGATGCTGCCTTGGCGAGCCTGAATGGCACGAAAAATTCAAAGTCTCGTCTGAACTTTGTTGATTTCTGGACAGAAATTGTCGATA ATGGGCTATTTGCAGCCGCCTCATcggaagaaaggaaataCTGGGGCTTCTCCCTTTTCATCAAAGTGATCAACGAGCATAGTCTGCAACTGGCTTCTCTCGTGTTCACTAAAAATCTGATCCGGTGTCTTACAAACCaactggctgttgaggaCCGCTATCTCCATCGCATGGCTGTAAAGGCTGCAAAGGCCATCCAGGCCCGCGTAGCCAAGGAGCCAGCTTTTGCCGCGGCGTCGGTCAAAGGCCTCATGGGTTCCGCCGGCGCAGTGAATTTTGACCAAATAACCAAGACGAAGACGGTAGAGAAAATTGTGTCCGAAGCTAACTTGGATGCCCTGAACACGATTTTGCCTCTTTTCGAGCAACTGGTCGCCTCCCCTGGAACAACAGACAGCAAAGCCGCTGCGTCGAACCGCCAGGTCCTGGCGAGCTTGCTGTTATCGATGGTTCGGGCTCGTGTGTCTGCTAGCGATGCAGCGGATGAGGCCTCGGAAGCTGCGCTTGAGAGGATCCTCTTCATATTTGCTCGCTTTGCATACTTCACAAGCGAAGGTGGTAAAGGTAGTGCTCAGCCACTGTTCACGCAGCAAAGCCAGGAACTGTTCCGGAGCAGGATTAATTCCTCTCTGAACAGCATTATCGCGGCTCAGAAACATGCGGCTACACTACCGTACGCGATTGTGCGTAAGATTCGCGACGCGGCAAAGTCGGAGGAGTTTGGCAAGTTCATTATTGGTATGGACGGCGCCCTAAAAGATTCAGTGAAGGGGGCTTTCAAAGCGCTGAAGAGGCTATCAAGCATG gagaagaaggaaaccGCAGCTGGCGTGGAGGCATTCAAGCTCCTTTACTCTATGACAATACTGCAGGTTTACAATGGCGACGCAGATGCTGCGTCAATGCTGGATGAACTAGACTTTTGCTATAACAAATTTTTCGCAGACAAGAAGTCCAATAAGGAAGAAGAGACCTCTGAAGCCTCGGATGCCCTCGTTGAAATTCTTTTGAGTTTTGCCTCGAAGCAGTCTCAGCTTTTCCGTCGTATGAGTGAGCAGGTCTTTACCGCGTTCGCTCCGAATGTCACTGCAACTGGGCTGGAGTCTTTGACCTCG GTTCTGGAAGCCAAAGAAAGTCTGGCAGGCCAACAAGAGATGTTCGACCAgcaagacgacgaagacgctgaggaagacgaagacgaagacatgATGGACGTCGACGAAATGGACAGCGACGTTGAAGTTGTAGAGCCTGAAGACAACGACAAGGACGACGACGCCTCCCTCCCTTCAGaccaagaagcccaagaagacgacgacgacgacggcgaagacgCGGCCGAGATTGCCGCCTTCGAGGCCAAACTCGCCTCAGCCCTCGGCACCCACCGCGCCGACCAAGACctgaatgaagaagaatcagAATCCGACGCCGACATGAACGATGACGAAATGGAAGAAATCGACAACCAGCTGGTCAAAGTCTTCAGAGCCCGCCGCGACGCCCTGAGCAAAAAGAACGACAAGAAGGACGCCAAAGAGACAATGGTCAACTTCAAGAACCGCgttctcgacctcctcgaaATCTACGTCAAGAATAAGACATGCCATTCGTCGCTCCTGGCACTTGATCTCATCCTGCCTCTGCTCCGGCTCACAAGACGTTCGTCAGTCAAGCAAATCAGCAACAAGGCGAACTCAGTGCTGCGCGAATATACGAAACTCTGCAAAGGTGCTTCACTCCCGACTCTGCGATCTGAAGATGTTGAGGCTGTCTGGGAACTGTTGAGAGCTATCCATGCGGAGGCAATGCATAGTGGCCCACCGGCACATGCTTCTGGTTGTAGCCAGGCAAGCTTGCTAGTTGTCAAGGTCTTGACAGCGCACGACAAAGAGGCTGTCAAGGGGGTAGTGGATATCTATGGCGATACGAGGAAGGCCCAGCTTCTGAGCTCAAAGTGCCATGTGCAGCCGACATTTTTCACTGATTGGAATAACTGGTGTGTGTCGGCAGGGAAAGCGATGAAGAACTAG
- a CDS encoding putative pyroglutamyl peptidase type I (transcript_id=CADANIAT00004750): MGDSGSGVHLSSIPLAPDLPLSSADPEEISVLVTGFGPFKSNVVNASYLIASALPPSISLPTDTPGGTTAIRRIAIHVHPSPISVAYSAVRTTIPYIMEEYVKTHGRHPDIVIHMGIAATRSYYSIETKAHRDAYNMPDNLGRAGYEDGEKLWKEKTLPHVLTAGRSDPAREPVVKLDLTPSRTNLNPHPPDSEFLKTWQAFAPAGADIRISGDAGRYLCEFIFYTSLSLALREGRDRNVAFFHVPSSCRDVDVATGKEVAIALIKALVSRWVDAKVYEHDWA; this comes from the exons ATGGGCGATTCTGGCTCAGGCGTGCATTTATCCAGCATACCGCTGGCGCCGGACTTACCCTTATCGTCCGCAGACCCTGAGGAGATCTCTGTGCTTGTGACAGGCTTTGGC CCGTTCAAATCCAATGTGGTCAATGCGTCATATCTAATAGCGTCAGCTCTTCCACCATCCATATCCTTGCCAACAGATACACCTGGAGGGACAACTGCTATCCGGCGCATCGCGATACATGTGCACCCTTCTCCCATCTCTGTCGCATACTCGGCAGTGCGGACAACTATCCCATATATAATGGAAGAGTACGTGAAAACGCACGGGCGCCATCCGGACATCGTGATCCACATGGGTATTGCTGCGACTAGGAGCTACTATTCGATAGAAACAAAAGCTCATCGCGACGCATACAATATGCCGGATAATCTCGGCCGCGCGGGATATGAGGACGGCGAGAAGCtctggaaggagaagactcTCCCTCACGTCTTGACGGCTGGGCGCAGCGATCCCGCGAGAGAGCCAGTAGTGAAATTGGACTTGACGCCGTCGCGCACGAACCTGAACCCTCATCCGCCGGACAGTGAGTTTTTGAAGACATGGCAGGCGTTTGCTCCGGCGGGTGCGGATATCCGTATCTCTGGGGACGCGGGGCGGTATCTATGCGAGTTCATTTTCTATACGAGTTTGTCGTTGGCGCTGCGAGAAGGTCGGGACAGGAACGTTGCATTCTTCCATGTGCCTTCTTCCTGCCGTGATGTGGACGTAGCGACTGGGAAAGAAGTGGCGATTGCGTTGATTAAGGCTTTGGTTAGTCGTTGGGTTGATGCGAAGGTATA CGAGCATGATTGGGCCTGA
- a CDS encoding MOSC domain-containing protein (transcript_id=CADANIAT00004751): MTPTLIAALLLVLAILITRFLKPNSLRSVAKFKSSQKPSEIISLRVYPIKSCRGFEIKVAKQCMTGLDLDRRWMLVDEKTHVFLTIRQIPEMTLINTGLSENGESLVLSVKPASSEKSETISIPAHPSQTWLAEHTTLATDIKIWDTTTDGYVYGESVGINQLFSKFLNRPVVLVYKGPTPRVLKGNGDPRLLGRVQNTNFPDVLPVLVASQASIDELNERLKAQGHEEITIERFRPNIIIRGHKGDAWVEDSWKTVRIGNSRTAHAGPGVEKSAAGAGLEEEDGLTYDIVARCGRCQVPNVDPETAQKHKTQPWDTMMSYRRVDEGLKYKPCFGMLGVPRSEGEIRVGMKFEVLEETSEHFYIKGF, translated from the coding sequence ATGACACCTACTCTCATCGCAGCTCTGCTGCTCGTCCTAGCGATCCTCATCACGCGCTTTCTTAAACCAAACTCCCTCCGCTCAGTGGCCAAATTCAAATCCTCGCAAAAACCTAGTGAAATTATCTCCCTCCGAGTGTACCCGATAAAATCATGTCGCGGGTTCGAAATAAAAGTAGCAAAGCAATGCATGACCGGCCTTGACCTCGATCGTCGCTGGATGCTCGTTGATGAAAAAACCCACGTCTTTCTTACGATCCGCCAGATCCCCGAAATGACGCTCATTAACACAGGGCTGAGTGAGAATGGGGAGTCACTCGTTCTCTCGGTCAAGCCTGCCTCATCTGAGAAGAGCGAGACAATTTCCATCCCTGCCCATCCCTCCCAGACCTGGCTCGCAGAACACACAACCCTCGCAACGGacatcaagatctgggacACGACTACGGACGGATATGTCTACGGGGAATCTGTCGGCATTAATCAGCTATTTTCAAAGTTTCTTAACCGCCCCGTCGTCCTTGTGTACAAGGGTCCCACGCCGCGGGTTCTGAAGGGTAACGGGGACCCGAGGCTGCTAGGCCGGGTGCAGAATACGAATTTCCCCGATGTTCTGCCCGTGCTCGTTGCGTCGCAGGCGTCGATTGATGAACTGAATGAGCGGCTAAAGGCGCAGGGCCACGAGGAGATCACGATTGAGCGGTTCAGACCGAATATCATTATCCGTGGGCATAAGGGAGATGCGTGGGTTGAGGACTCGTGGAAGACGGTGCGGATCGGGAACAGTCGTACTGCTCATGCTGGTCCTGGGGTTGAGAAGAGTGCGGCTGGTGCTGgactggaagaggaggacggcCTGACATATGACATTGTGGCAAGGTGCGGTAGATGTCAGGTCCCGAATGTTGATCCCGAGACGGCGCAGAAACATAAGACGCAGCCGTGGGATACGATGATGAGTTACAGGAGGGTTGACGAGGGGTTGAAGTATAAGCCTTGCTTTGGGATGTTGGGTGTACCTCGGTCGGAGGGGGAGATTAGAGTTGGCATGAAGTTTGAGGTGTTGGAGGAGACGAGCGAGCATTTTTATATTAAAGGTTTCTAA